The Anomalospiza imberbis isolate Cuckoo-Finch-1a 21T00152 chromosome 7, ASM3175350v1, whole genome shotgun sequence genome has a window encoding:
- the GTF3C3 gene encoding general transcription factor 3C polypeptide 3, whose amino-acid sequence MSGFSPELIEYLEGKISFEEFEQRREERKSREKDGENASAEENEEDVEAPSSSRKASGKSQSQDETDGETADGVSKSVHRVFASMLGENEEEEDEEEEEEEEEEEEEEEEEETTEQPTAGDVFVLEMVLNRETKKMMKEKRPRSKLPRALRGLMGEANIRFARGEREEAILMCMEIIRQAPLAHEPFSTLAMIYEDQGDMEKSLQFGLIAAHLNPSNTEEWVRLAEMSLEQDNIKQAVFCYTKALKYDPTNVRYLWERSSLYEQLGEQKMAMDGYRRILNLLAPSDGERFMQLARDMAKSYYEANDVTSAIEIVEEAFTKHQSLVSMEDVNIAAELYISSKQYDKALAVITDFTGIVLEKKVPERSATEEKKDTGAAVETQESQEAVTDNQSHSVAESSAPAVEKVSCCIPEGVPIDITVKLMVCLIHLNILEPLSPLLTTLVEQNPEDMGDLYLDVAEAFLDVGEYNSALPLLSSLVCSERYNLAVVWLRHAECLKALGHMERAAESYAKVVDLAPLHLDARISLSTLQQQLGRPEKALEALEPMYDPDTLAQDANAAQQELKLLLHRSTLLYSQGKMYGYIDTLLTMLAMLLKVAMGRAQVCLISSSKSGERHLYLIKVSRDKISDNDDQETANCDAKAIFAVLTSVLTKDDWWNLLLKAIYALCDLSRYKEAELLVDSSLEYYSFYEDRQKRKELEYFGLSAAILDKNFRKAYNYIRIMVMENVNKPQLWNIFNQVTMQSQDVRHHRFCLRLMLKNPDNHVLCVLNGHNAFVSGSFKHALGQYVQAFRANPDEPLYSLCIGLTFIHMASQKYVLKRHALLVQGFSFLHRYLDLRGPCQESFYNLGRGLHQLGLLHLAIHYYQRALELPPLTLEGIETDQTDLRRDTAFNLSLIYQSSGNIRMAQKMLYTYAVV is encoded by the exons GAGAAACAGCAGATGGGGTCAGTAAATCTGTCCATCGGGTCTTTGCATCCATGCTTGGGGAAaatgaagaggaggaggatgaagaggaggaagaagaagaagaagaagaagaagaggaggaggaggaagaagaaactACAGAGCAGCCTACAGCtggagatgtttttgttttggagaTGGTTCTTAATCGAGAGACCAAGAAAATGATGAAA GAGAAAAGACCTCGCAGCAAACTTCCCCGTGCCTTGAGGGGTCTGATGGGGGAGGCCAACATCAGGTTTGCTCGAGGAGAGCGTGAGGAGGCCATCCTGATGTGCATGGAGATCATTCGACAAG CTCCTCTTGCTCATGAGCCATTTTCCACTCTTGCCATGATCTATGAAGACCAGGGTGATATGGAGAAATCACTGCAGTTTGGACTGATTGCAGCTCACTTAAATCCTAGCAATACTGAGGAGTGGGTTAGACTGGCAGAAATGTCACTGGAGCAGGACAATATTAAACAGGCTGTTTTCTGCTACACAAAAG CTCTCAAGTACGACCCAACCAACGTGCGCTACCTGTGGGAGAGGTCCAGCCTGTACgagcagctgggggagcagaAGATGGCCATGGATGGCTACCGGCGCATCCTGAACCTCCTGGCTCCCTCCGACGGGGAGCGCTTCATGCAGCTGGCCCGAGACATGGCCAA GAGTTACTATGAAGCCAATGATGTGACCTCTGCTATTGAGATAGTGGAAGAGGCCTTTACCAAGCACCAGAGCCTTGTGTCCATGGAGGATGTTAACATTGCAGCTGAACTGTACATCTCCTCCAAACAGTACGACAAAGCTCTGGCG GTTATTACAGATTTTACAGGAATTGTACTTGAAAAAAAAGTACCAGAAAGAAGTGCAACTGAGGAGAAAAAGG ataCAGGTGCAGCAGTAGAAACTCAGGAAAGCCAGGAGGCAGTGACTGACAACCAGAGTCATTCAGTTGCTGAATCCAGTGCTCCAg CTGTGGAGAAGGTCAGCTGCTGCATACCTGAGGGTGTTCCCATAGACATCACAGTCAAGCTGATGGTGTGCTTGATTCACTTGAATATCCTGGAGCCACTCAGT CCTCTTTTGACTACTCTGGTGGAACAAAATCCAGAAGATATGGGTGACTTGTATTTGGATGTCGCAGAGGCTTTTCTGGATGTTGGAGAATACAACTCAGCCCTGCCTCTCCTGAGTTCCCTTGTCTGTTCAGAGCGATACAACCTGGCTGTTGTGTGGCTTCGGCACGCAG AGTGCTTGAAGGCTTTGGGACACATGGAGCGTGCTGCAGAGAGCTATGCCAAAGTTGTTGATCTTGCTCCATTGCATCTTGATGCAAGAATTTCACTTTCAactcttcagcagcagctgggccgGCCTGAGAAAGCTCTGGAGGCTCTGGAACCAATGTATGACCCAGATACACTGGCTCAGGATGCTAACGCTGCCCAGCAG GAATTAAAGCTACTCCTGCATCGCTCAACGCTGTTGTATTCCCAAGGCAAAATGTATGGTTACATTGACACGTTGCTCACAATGCTGGCAATGCTTCTGAAG GTAGCAATGGGCAGAGCACAGGTGTGTTTGATATCTAGTTCCAAATCTGGAGAGAGACACCTTTATCTTATTAAGGTGTCAAGGGATAAAATTTCTGACAATGATGACCAAGAGACAGCAAATTGCGATGCAAAAG CAATTTTTGCTGTTCTCACAAGTGTTCTGACAAAAGATGACTGGTGGAACCTCCTCCTGAAGGCTATATATGCCTTGTGTGACCTCTCCCGGTACAAGGAGGCAGAGCTACTTGTGGATTCCTCACTGGAATATTACTCATTCTATGAGGATAGACAAAAGCGCAAGGAGCTGGAGTACTTTGGGCTTTCTGCTGCAATTCTGGACAAGAACTTTAGAAAAGCTTACAACTATATCAG AATCATGGTCATGGAAAACGTCAATAAGCCCCAGCTGTGGAACATCTTCAATCAAGTCACTATGCAGTCTCAGGATGTCCGTCACCATCGCTTTTGTCTCCGCCTGATGCTGAAAAATCCTGACAATCACGTGCTGTGTGTCCTCAATGGGCACAATGCCTTTGTGTCTGGCAGTTTCAAGCATGCTCTCG gTCAGTATGTGCAAGCCTTCCGTGCAAACCCAGATGAGCCTTTGTACAGTCTCTGTATTGGACTGACGTTCATCCACATGGCCTCTCAGAAATATGTGCTGAAAAGGCATGCTCTTCTAGTACAG GGATTCTCCTTCCTTCACCGCTACTTGGACCTGCGTGGACCATGCCAGGAGTCCTTCTACAACCTAGGCCGTGGCCTGCACCAGCTGGGATTGCTGCACCTGGCAATCCACTATTACCAAAGAGCACTTGAGCTTCCTCCCCTCACCTTAGAG GGAATAGAAACAGATCAAACAGACTTGAGAAGAGATACAGCCTTTAACTTGTCACTCATTTACCAGAGCAGTGGAAATATCAGAATGGCTCAGAAGATGCTGTATACCTATGCAGTTGTGTGA